A stretch of Metabacillus sp. FJAT-52054 DNA encodes these proteins:
- a CDS encoding MoeB/ThiF family adenylyltransferase yields MDDRYSRQHLFAPIGKQGQDQISKKHVLIVGTGALGSAAAEMLTRAGIGKLTLIDRDYVEWSNLQRQQLYEEKDAREKMPKALAAKNRLARINTDVHVEAYVEDAAPGNLEPLLHDIDLIIDAADNFDIRFVLNDLSHKFRIPWIYGSCVGSYGVTCTILPGKTPCLKCLLERMPPSGATCDTVGIISPAVQITAAYQTAEAMKILVEDMDHLRETFISFDLWNNQHFSIKFDKVKKENCPTCGSNPSYPHLKFENQTKSELLCGRNTVQIRPPEPIYHNLDELEKRLSVHGKIERNPFLLSCTLQGHRLVIFQDGRVFIHGTNSIQEAKKLYYQILG; encoded by the coding sequence GTGGACGATCGCTATTCAAGACAGCATTTGTTCGCACCTATAGGAAAACAAGGACAGGATCAGATCAGCAAGAAGCATGTGCTGATTGTTGGAACCGGAGCTCTCGGAAGTGCAGCGGCTGAAATGCTTACCAGAGCAGGTATCGGGAAGCTTACATTAATTGATCGTGATTATGTGGAATGGAGTAATCTTCAGCGCCAGCAGCTGTATGAGGAAAAGGATGCCAGAGAAAAGATGCCAAAGGCCCTTGCGGCAAAAAACAGGCTGGCCCGGATCAACACTGATGTTCATGTAGAAGCATATGTAGAAGATGCTGCACCTGGAAATTTGGAACCGCTGCTTCATGACATTGATTTGATCATTGATGCGGCTGATAACTTTGATATCCGTTTCGTGTTAAATGATTTATCCCATAAGTTCCGTATTCCATGGATTTATGGTTCCTGTGTTGGGAGTTATGGCGTGACCTGCACCATTCTTCCCGGAAAAACCCCATGTCTTAAATGTTTGCTGGAGCGGATGCCTCCATCAGGAGCAACGTGTGACACAGTCGGGATTATCAGCCCTGCAGTACAAATCACGGCAGCCTACCAGACAGCCGAAGCCATGAAGATCCTAGTAGAAGATATGGATCATCTAAGAGAGACGTTTATCAGTTTTGATTTATGGAATAATCAGCATTTTTCCATTAAATTTGATAAAGTAAAGAAAGAGAATTGCCCGACCTGCGGATCAAATCCTTCATACCCGCATTTAAAATTTGAGAATCAGACCAAATCAGAATTGCTGTGCGGAAGGAATACGGTTCAGATCCGTCCGCCAGAACCCATTTATCATAACCTCGATGAGCTTGAAAAACGGCTGAGTGTTCATGGAAAGATTGAACGGAATCCGTTCCTATTATCCTGCACGCTACAAGGGCACAGACTGGTGATATTCCAGGATGGCCGTGTCTTCATACATGGGACAAACAGTATACAGGAAGCGAAAAAATTGTATTATCAAATCCTTGGTTAG
- a CDS encoding DUF2294 domain-containing protein, which produces MPNVIHEFNDMIRKLRKELFGKGPERIHTVFVENMAVSTLYGNLTPTELFLSKTQEGKDMIHAARTKMIQDVYSASPPEGMEELMGAKLVHLFSDIKVEENMAVSVFVFDKNIM; this is translated from the coding sequence ATGCCAAATGTCATTCATGAATTTAACGATATGATCAGAAAGCTTCGCAAGGAATTATTCGGGAAGGGGCCTGAACGGATTCACACCGTTTTTGTAGAGAACATGGCGGTTTCAACCCTTTATGGAAATCTGACTCCAACCGAACTGTTTCTATCCAAAACACAGGAAGGCAAGGACATGATTCATGCAGCCAGAACAAAAATGATTCAGGATGTATATTCAGCAAGTCCTCCTGAAGGGATGGAAGAACTAATGGGGGCAAAGCTTGTGCATTTATTCTCCGACATAAAAGTGGAAGAAAATATGGCAGTATCTGTATTTGTTTTTGATAAGAATATTATGTAA
- the fdhD gene encoding formate dehydrogenase accessory sulfurtransferase FdhD produces the protein MEPIQIKREIIRVSNGRSECLEDTVVTEFPVTVKVNGKELVTMVCTPEYVEDMVAGFLASEGVIRKYDDIKEIWMQEKEGYVHVKTDHINPYYENFQSKRYITSCCGMSRQGFVFVNDALTAKKMDGVRVKVTPADCFRLMEDMQKSAQTFQNTGGVHNAALCDVNGMILSRMDIGRHNALDKIYGYCLKNKISIEDKIIVFSGRISSEILLKVAKIGCEMVLSKSAPTELALKLADELGITAAGFIRNESMNIYTHPERIKLDEQ, from the coding sequence TTGGAGCCAATCCAGATAAAAAGAGAGATTATCCGGGTTTCAAATGGCAGATCAGAGTGCCTGGAGGATACAGTGGTTACCGAATTTCCAGTAACGGTGAAAGTGAATGGAAAAGAACTTGTGACAATGGTCTGCACTCCGGAATACGTGGAAGACATGGTTGCCGGTTTTTTGGCATCTGAGGGTGTAATTCGCAAGTATGATGACATTAAAGAGATTTGGATGCAGGAAAAAGAAGGGTATGTTCATGTGAAAACAGACCATATCAATCCCTATTATGAAAATTTTCAAAGTAAGCGCTATATTACTTCCTGCTGCGGGATGAGCAGACAGGGATTTGTCTTTGTCAACGACGCACTTACCGCCAAAAAAATGGACGGAGTCCGGGTAAAAGTAACCCCAGCAGATTGTTTCAGACTGATGGAAGACATGCAGAAATCTGCTCAGACATTCCAAAATACAGGCGGGGTGCATAATGCTGCATTATGTGATGTAAATGGAATGATTTTAAGCAGAATGGATATCGGGCGTCATAATGCCCTTGATAAAATATATGGTTATTGCTTGAAAAACAAAATATCGATTGAAGACAAGATCATTGTATTCAGCGGCCGCATCTCTTCAGAAATTCTGCTGAAGGTTGCAAAAATCGGCTGTGAGATGGTTCTCTCCAAATCAGCACCGACAGAGCTTGCGCTAAAGCTTGCTGATGAACTGGGCATTACGGCAGCAGGCTTTATCCGAAATGAGTCAATGAATATCTATACGCACCCTGAACGGATCAAGCTGGATGAACAATGA
- the glp gene encoding gephyrin-like molybdotransferase Glp: MIEKRTPIPVGDAVNRVMKFAGTGKIESVPLQQAYGRFLAVDLIADHDIPAFDRSPYDGFAIRSEDTLGKKRVMLQVAGEIGAGSLHTKPAEPFEAVRIMTGAAIPKGFDAVVMLELVKEHTKEGKKLIELNRAYNKGDNVSFKGEDTQEGTVLVKKGTVINAGISALLAAFGYHQVPVSVKPVIGVIATGSELLEVEEALEPGKIRNSNAYMILSQIERAGAEALYFGKLKDDFDSCYKTIQKAMEQVDLLITTGGVSVGDYDYLPAIYEKLNAAVLFNKVAMRPGSVTTVAEVNGKLLFGLSGNPSACYVGFELFARPVIRKSQGNKQPHLKKVKAVLGADFKKANPFMRFVRGRIDFEEDGRISVTPSGFNKSSAVSSLADADAFILLPGGTRGYEKGMLVDALLLNDVSGSEWPWENIVPSYR, from the coding sequence ATGATTGAAAAACGAACCCCGATTCCTGTAGGGGATGCAGTAAATAGAGTAATGAAGTTTGCGGGAACCGGAAAGATTGAATCGGTTCCGCTCCAACAGGCATACGGCCGGTTTCTGGCGGTGGATTTGATTGCAGACCATGATATTCCGGCCTTTGACCGCTCCCCCTACGATGGTTTTGCGATCAGATCAGAGGATACCCTAGGAAAAAAAAGGGTAATGCTTCAGGTTGCCGGCGAGATTGGTGCAGGTTCGCTGCATACAAAACCGGCAGAGCCTTTTGAAGCGGTCAGGATCATGACGGGAGCTGCCATACCGAAAGGATTCGATGCGGTTGTCATGCTTGAATTAGTCAAAGAACATACGAAAGAGGGAAAGAAACTTATTGAACTGAACCGTGCCTATAATAAAGGTGACAATGTATCCTTCAAGGGTGAGGATACACAGGAAGGAACGGTTCTGGTCAAAAAAGGAACGGTAATTAATGCCGGGATATCAGCCTTGCTTGCTGCGTTTGGCTATCATCAAGTTCCTGTATCCGTAAAACCGGTAATTGGGGTTATTGCTACAGGAAGTGAGCTGCTGGAAGTGGAGGAAGCGCTTGAGCCCGGGAAAATCCGCAACAGCAATGCTTATATGATTCTTTCACAAATTGAAAGGGCTGGCGCAGAAGCTCTTTATTTTGGAAAGCTTAAAGATGATTTTGATTCCTGCTATAAAACCATCCAAAAAGCGATGGAGCAGGTGGATTTACTGATCACCACAGGCGGAGTGTCAGTAGGGGATTATGATTACCTTCCAGCCATTTATGAAAAACTTAATGCCGCTGTCCTTTTTAACAAGGTCGCCATGAGGCCGGGCAGTGTAACAACGGTAGCGGAGGTCAACGGGAAGCTTCTATTTGGTCTGTCCGGTAATCCGTCAGCCTGCTATGTTGGATTCGAGCTTTTTGCCCGACCAGTCATCAGAAAATCGCAGGGAAATAAGCAGCCCCACCTTAAGAAAGTAAAGGCGGTTTTAGGAGCCGATTTCAAAAAAGCGAATCCTTTCATGCGCTTTGTACGCGGGCGCATTGATTTTGAAGAGGATGGACGGATTTCCGTCACACCATCCGGATTCAACAAATCCAGCGCGGTTTCCTCTCTGGCTGATGCAGATGCGTTTATTTTACTTCCGGGGGGAACGAGAGGCTATGAAAAGGGCATGCTCGTGGATGCTCTTTTATTAAATGATGTGTCGGGGAGTGAATGGCCATGGGAAAACATTGTGCCATCCTACAGATAA
- the mobB gene encoding molybdopterin-guanine dinucleotide biosynthesis protein B, whose amino-acid sequence MGKHCAILQITGYQNSGKTTLMKKLIARAADLGLAAGSLKHHGHGGTPDLPLKDSTEHFKAGAIVSGAEGEGTLQLSVRLENHRLDRLIELYSFFDLDVLFIEGYKKEPFPKVLLMSKEKDFPLFHELQGIMCVISNRSIQKEHFPGVKHFFIDEEELYLDFLMKEVAKQNGRDVI is encoded by the coding sequence ATGGGAAAACATTGTGCCATCCTACAGATAACAGGCTATCAGAACAGCGGAAAAACGACACTAATGAAAAAGCTGATAGCCCGGGCGGCAGACCTAGGGCTCGCAGCCGGTTCACTTAAGCATCATGGACACGGTGGAACCCCGGATCTTCCTCTAAAAGACAGCACCGAGCATTTTAAAGCTGGTGCCATTGTATCAGGTGCCGAGGGTGAAGGAACTCTTCAGCTATCTGTAAGACTAGAAAATCATAGACTAGATAGATTGATTGAGCTTTATTCTTTTTTTGATCTGGATGTATTATTCATTGAAGGCTATAAAAAAGAGCCGTTTCCAAAGGTTCTATTAATGAGCAAAGAGAAGGATTTCCCTCTTTTTCATGAACTCCAGGGCATCATGTGTGTCATTTCAAACCGCTCCATTCAAAAAGAGCATTTTCCCGGGGTAAAGCATTTTTTCATAGATGAAGAAGAATTGTATCTTGATTTTTTAATGAAAGAAGTGGCCAAACAAAATGGAAGAGACGTTATTTAG
- the moaD gene encoding molybdopterin converting factor subunit 1, translating to MIKVLLFAANRESIGKEQVEVEKSNISVSDLKKVLESEYPGSSFQHAMAAINESFVPDDEIVKTRDTVAFIPPVSGG from the coding sequence ATGATTAAGGTTTTACTGTTTGCAGCAAATAGAGAAAGCATAGGCAAGGAACAGGTTGAAGTGGAAAAATCGAATATTTCGGTAAGTGATTTAAAGAAAGTACTGGAATCCGAGTATCCAGGATCCTCATTTCAGCATGCCATGGCAGCAATCAATGAAAGTTTTGTTCCAGATGATGAGATTGTGAAAACACGGGACACAGTCGCTTTTATTCCGCCAGTTAGCGGTGGCTGA
- a CDS encoding formate/nitrite transporter family protein: MAYLKPQQIAEKTIEAGVNKTRLPMPVLWILGFLGGAFISFGFLLDIRVIGNLPAEWGSFASLLGGAVFPVGLMLIVLAGGELITGNIMSVSMAFYAKKVSLKDLGLNWILVILANFLGALFVAYFFGHVVGLTEAGPFLDKTIAIAGAKLDESFGQTLVSAIGCNWLVCLAIWLSTGAEDVGGKILGIWFPIMAFVAIGFQHVVANMFLIPAAIFAGHFTWMDYFSNFVPTLIGNIIGGAVFVGMAYFTAYYKQKMDSSVPSRKAS; the protein is encoded by the coding sequence ATGGCATATCTTAAGCCGCAGCAGATTGCAGAAAAAACGATTGAAGCAGGGGTTAACAAAACCAGGCTGCCAATGCCCGTATTATGGATTCTTGGATTTCTCGGGGGAGCTTTTATCTCATTTGGGTTTCTGCTCGATATCCGTGTAATCGGAAATCTTCCGGCTGAATGGGGAAGCTTTGCGTCCTTGCTCGGAGGAGCTGTTTTCCCGGTAGGTTTGATGCTGATTGTCCTTGCCGGCGGGGAACTAATCACAGGGAACATCATGTCTGTATCCATGGCGTTTTACGCGAAAAAGGTTTCCTTGAAGGACCTTGGTTTGAATTGGATTTTGGTTATCCTCGCCAATTTTCTCGGCGCCTTATTTGTTGCCTACTTTTTTGGGCACGTTGTCGGATTAACAGAGGCTGGGCCCTTTTTGGACAAAACCATAGCGATTGCCGGAGCGAAACTTGATGAATCCTTTGGTCAAACCCTCGTTTCCGCCATTGGATGCAACTGGCTTGTATGTCTGGCTATCTGGCTGTCAACAGGAGCAGAGGACGTCGGGGGAAAAATTTTAGGAATCTGGTTTCCAATCATGGCCTTTGTTGCCATCGGCTTTCAGCACGTTGTCGCGAATATGTTCCTGATTCCGGCTGCTATATTCGCAGGACACTTTACTTGGATGGATTACTTCAGTAATTTTGTTCCTACTTTAATAGGGAATATAATAGGCGGTGCTGTATTTGTAGGAATGGCTTACTTTACGGCTTATTACAAGCAAAAAATGGATTCATCGGTTCCATCAAGAAAGGCCTCATAA
- a CDS encoding methyltransferase domain-containing protein, with amino-acid sequence METTETYVYTYTYSREEESLCMLELRSLFGEEVPGHLFKSNRNISIGRSPFIREKIDVLYEGKSLEEIKEQIQAIKLGEETFKIICVKQSLLAGGMPIDYEKRRNIEYDLGHSIDAEADVRKPDHTYGLAAIGDRWYFGTYERSEAMWLKHLKKPRQYSTALSTRVARALVNIAVPDPEGLSVIDPCCGIGNVLIEALSMGVHITGRDINPLAVTGARENIAHFGFEADVTIGPIEEASDHYDVAIIDLPYNLYTHITVEDQISIIKNAKRIADKCVFVTIDPIDDYIKEAGLEIVDRGLAVKSRFSREILVCR; translated from the coding sequence TTGGAAACAACTGAAACCTATGTCTACACTTATACATATAGCCGTGAAGAAGAATCGCTGTGCATGCTGGAATTGAGATCGCTTTTCGGTGAGGAAGTCCCAGGGCACTTATTTAAAAGCAATCGAAATATTTCAATAGGAAGAAGTCCTTTTATCAGGGAAAAGATTGATGTTTTATACGAGGGGAAATCACTCGAGGAAATTAAAGAACAAATTCAGGCAATCAAGCTTGGGGAAGAAACATTTAAAATAATCTGTGTAAAACAGAGCCTGCTCGCCGGCGGTATGCCGATTGATTACGAAAAGCGAAGAAATATCGAGTATGATCTCGGTCACAGTATTGATGCCGAGGCGGATGTACGCAAGCCCGATCATACATACGGACTTGCTGCTATTGGAGACAGGTGGTATTTTGGGACGTATGAGCGCAGTGAGGCTATGTGGCTGAAGCATCTTAAAAAGCCCCGTCAATACTCCACCGCTCTAAGTACGAGAGTTGCAAGAGCTCTCGTAAACATTGCGGTCCCGGATCCTGAAGGGCTTTCGGTTATTGATCCATGCTGCGGAATCGGGAATGTACTGATAGAGGCTCTATCCATGGGTGTGCATATCACGGGCAGAGACATTAATCCCTTGGCTGTTACAGGTGCCAGAGAAAATATTGCCCACTTCGGATTTGAAGCAGATGTAACCATCGGCCCGATTGAAGAAGCATCAGACCACTATGATGTAGCGATTATTGATCTTCCTTATAATCTTTATACACATATTACAGTGGAAGACCAGATTTCAATCATTAAGAATGCGAAGCGGATTGCAGATAAATGTGTGTTTGTTACAATTGATCCGATCGATGATTATATAAAAGAAGCAGGTTTAGAGATTGTGGATCGCGGTCTGGCGGTGAAGAGCCGGTTTTCCAGAGAGATTCTGGTTTGCAGATAG
- a CDS encoding fasciclin domain-containing protein, with protein sequence MKKKIIIGFFLTFIMALSCSPGILALENTKGNKDIVDTAAEAGEFKILAAALEKAGLVETLKGTGPYTVFAPTDQAFEKLLKDLNITAEELLNRKDLKDILLYHVVQGKVLSSDLKNGMKVKTLAGKDVTISLDPVKVNNATVVNPDVEASNGVIHVIDTVLVP encoded by the coding sequence ATGAAAAAGAAGATAATTATTGGGTTTTTTCTGACTTTTATAATGGCCCTTTCATGCTCGCCCGGCATTTTAGCGCTAGAGAATACAAAAGGGAATAAGGATATTGTTGATACGGCAGCAGAAGCAGGAGAATTTAAAATACTTGCTGCCGCCCTTGAAAAAGCAGGATTGGTTGAAACGCTTAAAGGTACTGGTCCGTATACTGTATTTGCTCCAACAGATCAGGCGTTTGAAAAGCTGCTGAAGGATTTGAACATTACTGCAGAAGAACTATTAAACAGAAAAGACTTAAAAGATATTCTGCTTTATCATGTCGTTCAAGGAAAAGTATTGTCGAGTGACCTCAAAAACGGAATGAAGGTAAAAACCCTTGCAGGCAAAGACGTAACGATATCGCTTGATCCTGTAAAGGTGAATAATGCCACTGTTGTAAATCCGGATGTAGAGGCATCTAATGGGGTTATTCACGTAATCGATACAGTACTGGTGCCTTAA
- a CDS encoding DUF1292 domain-containing protein, with protein sequence MDKIEVGDVLLLEDENGEDQELEVLATAEIEGKQYAAVSFSEEIEKETTEEIELFFLRVEEDGELSEIESDEEFEVVTSAFESQIG encoded by the coding sequence ATGGATAAGATTGAAGTTGGAGATGTTTTGCTGTTGGAGGATGAGAACGGCGAGGACCAGGAGCTAGAGGTGCTTGCAACAGCCGAAATCGAAGGAAAACAATACGCAGCTGTCAGTTTTTCTGAAGAAATTGAAAAAGAAACGACTGAAGAAATCGAATTGTTCTTTTTGAGAGTAGAAGAAGATGGGGAACTGTCCGAGATCGAAAGCGACGAGGAATTCGAAGTCGTAACATCTGCGTTTGAAAGCCAAATAGGATAA
- a CDS encoding nucleotide excision repair endonuclease, giving the protein MIKISMPSPDLVLRKNDQKGNPGEIDIISKYGFTDYLKIPRDKGGVFMFYNLNDELLFVGKARKLRLRIKKHFEDNVSAVKDHRDEIAEIAICYVEDPVEREIYETYAINKEKAKYNVDKVFFN; this is encoded by the coding sequence ATGATAAAAATCAGTATGCCATCACCAGACTTGGTGTTAAGAAAAAATGATCAAAAAGGAAATCCCGGAGAAATAGACATTATCAGCAAATATGGGTTTACCGACTACCTTAAAATCCCAAGGGACAAAGGCGGAGTTTTCATGTTTTACAACCTGAATGATGAATTGCTATTCGTCGGTAAAGCAAGAAAGCTAAGACTGCGCATCAAAAAACATTTTGAAGACAACGTTTCAGCTGTTAAGGATCACCGTGACGAGATTGCTGAAATTGCAATCTGCTATGTAGAGGATCCGGTTGAGCGCGAGATCTATGAGACGTATGCCATCAACAAGGAAAAGGCAAAATACAACGTAGATAAGGTTTTCTTTAATTAA
- the modB gene encoding molybdate ABC transporter permease subunit: MDSSFWEPIRLSIEIALISTLFVGFTGILAAVIMARKFFRGKVIIETLLLLPLVLPPSVVGFLLIVIFGSRSPVGQAIISLFGSPIMFTWWAGVIASAVVAFPLMYQSAKTGLESIDPDIEDAAKVDGASQGRVLLHISLPLAAGSIVTGLLLSFARALGEFGATLMFAGNIPGKTQTVPTAIYMAIDSGDMELAWMWVLSIIGISFFMLTAVSITRSRIR, encoded by the coding sequence ATGGACAGTTCTTTTTGGGAACCAATCCGCCTTTCTATTGAGATCGCCCTTATCTCAACTTTATTTGTTGGTTTTACAGGAATACTTGCCGCCGTCATAATGGCAAGGAAATTCTTTCGAGGAAAGGTCATCATCGAAACCCTCCTATTGCTTCCGCTCGTTCTTCCGCCATCTGTAGTTGGCTTTCTGCTGATTGTTATTTTTGGCAGCAGAAGCCCGGTTGGACAAGCAATTATTTCCTTATTCGGTTCTCCTATTATGTTTACTTGGTGGGCAGGAGTGATTGCTTCCGCAGTTGTGGCATTTCCTCTCATGTACCAGTCTGCTAAAACAGGACTGGAATCAATTGATCCGGATATTGAGGACGCGGCGAAAGTGGATGGTGCCAGCCAAGGCAGGGTGCTTTTGCATATCTCCCTTCCTTTGGCAGCAGGCTCGATTGTAACTGGCTTATTACTAAGCTTTGCGAGAGCTCTGGGTGAATTTGGAGCAACCTTAATGTTTGCAGGTAATATTCCGGGAAAGACACAAACCGTCCCGACTGCTATCTATATGGCAATTGACTCAGGAGATATGGAGCTCGCCTGGATGTGGGTGCTCTCTATTATTGGAATCTCTTTTTTTATGCTGACAGCTGTATCCATTACCAGAAGCAGAATCCGCTAA
- the modA gene encoding molybdate ABC transporter substrate-binding protein translates to MKTFMLMASMAAIIALSGCSSSAEKGKTELTVSAAASLKDVLTELQKDFNKKHPSIQVSFNYGGSGALQQQISQGAPADLFFSAAEDKFDVLQEEGKIDKQHATDLVGNEIVLITSKDSKIGAFQNLDQLKGTFAMGTPESVPAGHYAKETLSNLDLWDSLKEKVVYGKDVRQVLNYVETGNAEAGIVYKTDASASKNVKVAAVPPEGSHSAIIYPLGILKETRHPEEAEKLYTYLTSKQAMKTFQKYGFLKAEQT, encoded by the coding sequence ATGAAAACATTCATGCTGATGGCATCAATGGCGGCCATAATTGCGTTGAGCGGATGCTCTTCTTCTGCTGAAAAAGGCAAAACTGAATTGACGGTTTCCGCAGCAGCCAGTTTAAAGGATGTCCTGACCGAGCTTCAAAAGGATTTCAATAAGAAGCATCCAAGCATTCAGGTTTCCTTTAATTATGGCGGGTCGGGAGCGCTCCAGCAGCAGATTTCTCAGGGTGCCCCTGCCGACTTGTTTTTTTCAGCTGCTGAAGATAAGTTCGATGTGCTGCAAGAGGAAGGGAAAATCGATAAACAGCATGCAACCGACTTAGTTGGAAACGAAATTGTCCTCATCACGAGCAAGGATTCTAAAATCGGTGCATTCCAAAATCTGGATCAGTTAAAAGGAACTTTTGCTATGGGAACACCGGAATCTGTACCTGCCGGACACTATGCGAAAGAAACCTTATCAAATCTCGATCTATGGGACAGCCTCAAAGAAAAAGTTGTTTACGGTAAAGATGTGAGACAAGTCTTAAATTATGTTGAAACAGGAAATGCGGAGGCGGGGATCGTTTATAAAACGGATGCTTCTGCATCTAAAAATGTGAAGGTCGCAGCCGTTCCTCCTGAGGGATCCCATTCTGCCATCATTTATCCGCTTGGAATTTTGAAAGAAACCCGCCATCCAGAAGAAGCGGAGAAGCTTTATACGTATCTGACAAGCAAGCAAGCAATGAAAACCTTTCAAAAATATGGATTTTTGAAGGCTGAGCAAACGTAA
- the moaA gene encoding GTP 3',8-cyclase MoaA encodes MKNSVTDTLQRPLRDLRLSVTDRCNFRCRYCMPEEIFGPDYSFLSSDHILSFDEMERLTKLFASLGVEKVRITGGEPLLRKNLPGLIERLAVIDGIKDIAITTNGSLLKKQAGALKQAGLHRVTVSLDSLDEERFSSLNGNRSSVKRVLEGIEAAADAGLQVKINMVVQKGKNDQDIIPMARYFKEKQHILRFIEYMDVGNTNGWKMDEVYSKQEILNRIGQVMPIEPLSPNYTGEVATRYRYLDDGQEIGVISSVTDSFCSACSRARVSAEGKLYTCLFAADGFDLRNQLRSEKSDQELLDILSSLWNHRKDRYSDERREGKTSGSKVEMSHIGG; translated from the coding sequence ATGAAAAACAGTGTAACCGATACACTTCAGCGTCCGCTCCGGGATTTGCGCCTTTCTGTAACGGACCGCTGCAATTTTCGGTGCAGGTATTGCATGCCTGAAGAAATATTCGGTCCGGATTATTCGTTTTTATCCTCGGATCATATCTTATCCTTTGACGAAATGGAGCGGTTGACAAAGCTTTTCGCTTCGCTTGGAGTGGAGAAAGTCAGAATAACAGGCGGCGAACCGCTTTTAAGAAAAAATCTTCCCGGGCTGATCGAACGTCTTGCAGTCATTGACGGGATAAAGGACATCGCGATTACTACAAATGGATCTCTCTTGAAAAAGCAGGCTGGAGCATTAAAGCAAGCTGGTTTGCACCGGGTGACAGTAAGCCTTGATTCACTTGATGAAGAAAGATTCAGCAGCTTAAACGGGAATAGAAGCAGTGTAAAAAGGGTACTGGAGGGTATTGAGGCTGCAGCAGATGCAGGCCTTCAAGTGAAAATTAACATGGTTGTACAAAAAGGGAAGAACGACCAGGATATCATTCCCATGGCAAGATATTTTAAAGAAAAGCAGCACATTCTGCGGTTTATCGAATATATGGATGTGGGAAATACGAACGGCTGGAAAATGGACGAGGTTTACTCCAAGCAGGAGATTCTGAATAGAATCGGACAAGTCATGCCGATCGAGCCTCTTTCACCGAATTATACAGGGGAAGTGGCAACTCGATACCGGTACTTGGACGATGGACAGGAAATCGGTGTGATCTCGTCGGTTACAGATTCATTTTGCTCTGCCTGTTCGAGAGCGAGAGTATCTGCTGAAGGGAAACTCTATACGTGTCTTTTTGCGGCGGACGGGTTTGATCTGCGAAATCAGCTGAGGTCAGAAAAAAGTGACCAGGAGCTTCTCGATATCCTTTCCTCCCTTTGGAATCACCGGAAAGACCGGTATTCGGATGAACGCAGGGAGGGAAAAACCTCCGGATCAAAAGTAGAAATGTCCCATATTGGCGGCTGA
- a CDS encoding molybdenum cofactor biosynthesis protein MoaE — protein sequence MEETLFSLTEEQIKTEELIQKVARREAGAITTFIGTVRELTNGKRTLHLEYQAYEPMAVKMLSQIGEEVIQKWPDAKIAITHRIGRLEISDIAVVIAVSSPHRITAYTANEYAIERIKQIVPIWKKEFWEDGTMWVGDQLEKQAYSEGKPPEGGNAL from the coding sequence ATGGAAGAGACGTTATTTAGCTTAACGGAAGAACAGATTAAAACAGAGGAATTGATTCAAAAGGTCGCAAGAAGAGAAGCTGGCGCAATCACAACTTTTATTGGAACGGTCCGAGAGCTAACCAATGGGAAAAGAACACTTCATCTTGAGTATCAGGCATACGAACCGATGGCTGTCAAAATGCTATCGCAGATAGGCGAGGAAGTCATTCAAAAATGGCCGGATGCCAAAATTGCGATTACTCACCGGATCGGGCGCCTTGAAATCTCAGATATTGCGGTGGTTATTGCTGTTTCCTCCCCGCACAGAATAACAGCATACACAGCAAATGAATATGCCATTGAGCGGATTAAACAGATTGTGCCGATTTGGAAGAAAGAATTCTGGGAAGACGGGACGATGTGGGTCGGGGACCAGCTTGAAAAACAGGCATATTCAGAGGGAAAGCCGCCGGAGGGAGGAAACGCTTTATGA